From a single Fulvivirga ulvae genomic region:
- a CDS encoding non-ribosomal peptide synthetase, whose amino-acid sequence MGVVELLLTLKKNNIGLTVERGNLKLSIPEGGTDESLIRQIREHKADIINYLSSLSKSASVEHIEHAGVCSHYPLTSAQKRLYFLFELEPSSLAYNQLQILKIEGDLDQVRLKQAFLKLIENHDSLKTKFKVVDGEPVQYIDEQVSFGIDHYESDDLDECVQRFQRPFDLKNELLVRGGLVRIDETSYWLLIDTHHIICDGISQGILIQGLMDAYHQQAISQSDLRYVDFAVYEQSEYWQNKLKAQENFWLNEFREGVTPLNLRTDYPKSIGRDRKGQVLRFVTDRSASLNKLVEDEGATLYMLLLSAVEILLYKLTGCTDITVGTPVSGRNNEQLDKLVGMFVNTLVIRGEIDSNESFRSLLKRTKNKVLQCFSNQQYPYEALVEKLDIERDQRKNPLFDVMFAYRNYDLPEVTMEGVRVSSLSTDQYVTAQFDLTITVTEREERLDWQMEYDASLFKPTTIERWAQYIQQIGDVALQCPDEAIKSLNILPESENKVIEEVNLTEIDRADQTILDLFTRQVERTPDHVAVKFEDQSLSYQEVEDLSNQIATFLHNELQVTQGTRIGFLLERELWLIPAIYGIMKAGAVYIPLGVDQPESRLSQIVSEGDIDLVVSRDRFKIDLPEGCRWVDLDFAANDIVKCSTKQPQIKINSSDVAYTIFTSGSTGKPKGVMVDHHALMNNMLWNQKDYPLTGADVLVQKTPLVFDVSLQELFWWSISGASLIIMPPGMERDPELIADLVKKESITVIHFVPSMMEIFLNLLKDTAAFKALNSLRLVIASGEALLPGLVEYFRTKFKEVPGIRLVNMYGPTEGTIHVTHYECPLDQPLNTVPIGKPIDNLRCHILDPDGNKVPLGVIGELYLAGEGLAIGYYKQDGLTAASFIESNLGGESRIYRTGDLAYWREDGNIEYLGRVDHQVKLFGNRIELLEIENQIRRIEGVGRAVVSIYGDGANKRLVAYYEADTPLDYQYISEALKATLPPYMVPGQYIWMESLPLIASGKVDRKSLPAPIDKAYEEIKLPKTALERTIIKAWSQVLPLKEDEIGVNFNFFQSGGTSLMLIKLSTLLTESLERRISVPMLFNHPTITSLVAHLQTEEEQSARDIEEVNEEVDAMHNILGEMED is encoded by the coding sequence ATGGGCGTAGTAGAGCTATTACTGACGTTAAAGAAAAATAACATAGGTCTGACGGTTGAAAGGGGTAATCTGAAACTGAGTATTCCTGAGGGCGGTACTGATGAGTCCCTGATCCGGCAGATCAGAGAGCATAAAGCTGATATTATAAACTACCTAAGCAGCCTTTCAAAATCTGCTTCGGTGGAGCATATTGAGCATGCAGGAGTGTGTAGTCATTACCCACTTACCTCAGCTCAAAAAAGGCTTTATTTCCTCTTTGAACTGGAGCCATCTTCTTTGGCGTACAATCAACTACAAATTCTTAAAATTGAAGGAGATCTGGATCAAGTCCGGCTGAAACAGGCCTTCCTGAAGCTTATTGAAAATCACGATTCTCTTAAAACAAAGTTCAAGGTTGTTGATGGAGAGCCCGTTCAATACATTGATGAGCAGGTGTCATTTGGTATAGACCATTATGAGAGTGATGATCTGGACGAGTGTGTTCAGCGCTTTCAAAGACCCTTTGATCTAAAGAATGAGCTACTGGTAAGAGGAGGGTTAGTCAGGATAGATGAAACTAGTTATTGGCTGTTAATAGATACTCATCACATCATATGCGATGGTATTTCCCAGGGTATACTTATTCAAGGGCTGATGGATGCTTATCATCAGCAAGCCATCAGTCAGTCAGACCTGAGGTACGTGGATTTTGCTGTTTACGAACAAAGTGAGTACTGGCAAAACAAACTAAAAGCGCAGGAGAATTTCTGGTTGAATGAGTTTAGAGAAGGAGTTACCCCTCTTAACCTAAGGACAGACTACCCTAAATCCATAGGGCGTGACAGAAAGGGACAGGTGCTACGTTTTGTGACAGACAGGTCAGCCAGTCTGAATAAACTGGTGGAGGATGAGGGGGCTACTTTGTACATGTTGTTGTTGAGTGCCGTTGAAATACTGCTGTATAAATTGACCGGATGTACTGATATAACTGTAGGAACACCAGTTTCGGGGCGAAATAATGAGCAACTGGACAAATTAGTTGGAATGTTTGTCAATACGTTGGTTATCAGAGGGGAAATAGATTCAAACGAAAGTTTCAGATCCCTTTTGAAAAGAACCAAAAATAAGGTGTTACAATGTTTTTCGAATCAGCAGTATCCATATGAAGCCTTGGTTGAAAAACTTGATATAGAAAGGGATCAACGCAAAAATCCACTTTTTGATGTGATGTTTGCTTACAGAAATTATGATCTTCCTGAAGTAACAATGGAAGGTGTGAGGGTAAGCTCGTTGTCAACCGATCAATATGTTACCGCACAGTTTGATCTTACTATAACCGTAACAGAACGTGAAGAAAGACTCGATTGGCAAATGGAATATGATGCCTCCCTTTTTAAACCGACTACCATTGAACGCTGGGCTCAATATATACAACAAATTGGTGATGTAGCCCTTCAGTGCCCTGATGAGGCTATAAAGAGTCTCAATATATTACCTGAAAGTGAAAACAAGGTTATTGAAGAGGTCAACCTTACAGAGATTGACAGAGCGGATCAGACTATTCTGGATCTTTTCACCAGGCAGGTTGAACGTACCCCCGATCATGTTGCCGTCAAGTTTGAAGACCAGTCACTATCCTATCAGGAAGTGGAGGACCTTTCAAATCAAATAGCAACATTTCTTCATAATGAACTTCAAGTCACTCAGGGCACGCGCATTGGATTTCTATTAGAGAGAGAACTATGGCTAATACCTGCTATCTATGGTATTATGAAAGCTGGAGCAGTCTATATCCCTTTAGGGGTGGATCAGCCCGAAAGCAGATTATCTCAAATTGTTTCAGAGGGGGATATTGATCTTGTGGTATCCAGAGACAGGTTTAAAATAGATTTGCCGGAGGGGTGTCGATGGGTGGATCTGGATTTTGCAGCGAACGATATTGTCAAATGCAGCACAAAGCAACCGCAGATAAAGATCAATAGTAGCGATGTGGCATATACCATTTTCACATCAGGCTCAACAGGTAAGCCCAAAGGAGTAATGGTAGACCATCATGCATTGATGAACAACATGCTGTGGAACCAAAAAGATTACCCATTAACAGGAGCCGATGTTTTAGTGCAGAAAACTCCGCTAGTGTTTGACGTGTCCCTTCAGGAGTTGTTTTGGTGGTCCATTTCGGGAGCCTCGCTTATCATTATGCCCCCCGGAATGGAAAGAGATCCTGAGTTGATAGCTGACCTTGTGAAAAAAGAAAGCATCACGGTTATTCATTTCGTGCCCTCCATGATGGAGATCTTTCTTAACCTGTTGAAAGATACTGCGGCTTTTAAGGCACTTAATTCCTTAAGACTGGTAATTGCAAGTGGCGAGGCGTTGCTCCCCGGTTTGGTTGAGTATTTTAGAACGAAATTTAAGGAGGTACCTGGCATTCGGTTGGTAAATATGTACGGACCTACGGAAGGTACCATTCATGTTACCCATTATGAATGTCCGTTAGATCAACCTTTGAACACAGTTCCCATAGGGAAACCAATAGATAATCTTAGGTGTCATATTCTTGACCCCGATGGAAATAAAGTGCCTTTAGGCGTGATAGGTGAGCTTTATCTTGCAGGTGAAGGGTTAGCCATAGGTTACTATAAGCAGGATGGTCTGACAGCCGCCAGTTTCATAGAAAGTAATCTTGGGGGCGAATCCCGCATCTATCGCACCGGAGATCTCGCTTATTGGAGGGAAGATGGTAATATCGAGTATTTGGGTAGAGTTGATCACCAGGTTAAGCTATTTGGCAATAGGATAGAGCTATTGGAAATAGAAAATCAGATCAGAAGGATTGAAGGGGTAGGGCGAGCTGTGGTAAGTATATATGGCGATGGAGCCAATAAAAGACTTGTGGCCTATTATGAGGCAGATACCCCACTGGATTATCAGTATATAAGTGAAGCGCTAAAGGCTACATTGCCTCCGTATATGGTTCCCGGTCAATATATTTGGATGGAGTCGCTCCCACTAATAGCCAGTGGTAAAGTCGATAGAAAAAGTTTGCCGGCCCCGATTGACAAAGCCTATGAAGAAATAAAACTGCCGAAGACGGCCCTTGAGAGGACAATTATAAAAGCATGGTCTCAGGTTTTGCCATTAAAAGAGGATGAAATTGGAGTCAATTTCAACTTTTTTCAATCAGGAGGCACTTCGTTGATGCTTATTAAACTCAGCACTTTATTAACCGAATCTCTTGAACGTAGAATTTCGGTACCCATGCTTTTTAATCATCCTACTATAACATCTCTCGTTGCTCACCTTCAGACGGAGGAAGAGCAATCTGCCAGAGATATTGAGGAAGTAAACGAGGAGGTTGATGCAATGCACAACATATTGGGTGAAATGGAAGACTGA